One Phycisphaerae bacterium RAS2 DNA window includes the following coding sequences:
- the ribF gene encoding Riboflavin kinase codes for MRVYRGVAGIDDALRGAVLTVGNFDGVHRGHQRILRTARALAHVSSSAVVAMTFEPLPLAILRPESAPPRLTPWDEKLTQLQRAGADAVVRLDADWPLLSLSAEDFVREILVKRIHPSYIVEGPNFGFGRGRAGNVETLRALASRGGFQVREVEPYRLELTGDGMVAVSSTLLRRVVAAGRVEDASKCLGRPYALVGQVVHGAGEGRKMGYPTINLEVAEQLIPAEGVYAGWADVAGMHRPAAISVGTRPTLGGGALVVEAFVLEETGDWYASTARLEFVARLRDQRKFASREDLTAQITQDIAKVRALTAREPIA; via the coding sequence ATGAGAGTGTATCGAGGCGTAGCCGGAATCGACGACGCACTGCGCGGCGCAGTGCTGACCGTTGGCAATTTCGACGGCGTGCATCGGGGGCATCAGCGCATCCTGCGCACGGCCCGGGCCTTGGCGCACGTGTCGTCTTCGGCCGTGGTGGCGATGACTTTCGAACCGCTGCCGTTGGCGATTCTGCGGCCCGAATCGGCCCCGCCTCGACTGACCCCGTGGGACGAAAAACTGACACAACTTCAGCGGGCCGGCGCCGACGCCGTCGTCCGGCTCGATGCCGACTGGCCGCTGCTGTCGCTCTCGGCGGAGGACTTCGTCCGTGAGATTCTCGTGAAGCGGATTCACCCGTCGTACATCGTGGAAGGGCCGAACTTCGGATTCGGCCGCGGGCGAGCGGGAAACGTGGAGACGCTTCGGGCACTCGCTTCGCGCGGCGGCTTTCAGGTGCGCGAGGTTGAGCCGTATCGCCTCGAATTGACCGGCGATGGAATGGTCGCTGTCTCCAGCACGTTGCTTCGCCGGGTGGTCGCCGCCGGGCGGGTGGAGGATGCGTCCAAGTGTCTGGGCCGGCCGTACGCGCTGGTGGGGCAGGTCGTACATGGCGCGGGTGAGGGGCGCAAGATGGGTTATCCGACGATCAATCTGGAAGTGGCGGAGCAGTTGATTCCGGCGGAAGGGGTCTATGCGGGCTGGGCCGACGTTGCGGGGATGCATCGCCCCGCGGCCATCAGCGTCGGTACGCGGCCGACGCTGGGCGGAGGCGCGCTCGTGGTGGAGGCGTTTGTGCTGGAGGAAACCGGCGACTGGTATGCTTCGACGGCACGGCTGGAGTTTGTCGCTCGGCTTCGCGATCAGCGGAAGTTCGCATCGCGCGAGGACCTGACGGCGCAGATCACACAGGACATCGCAAAGGTGCGGGCGCTGACCGCGCGGGAGCCGATCGCCTGA